The sequence GGTGAGCAGCACGAGCCGCTCGTCCGGTCGCTCGGCGGCGATCTGCTCGAGCGCCGCGAGCAGCGCCTCCGCGTCGTCCACGTTCGCGATCACCTGATCCGCGAGGCGCGTGTGGGCGAAGGCCCTGGTGCGGACCCGCGACACGATCACGCCCCGCACCCCGTACGCCTCATTGAAGGCGCGCATGAGCGCGTAGGCGCCGATGTCTCCTCCGACGAGGACGGGGGTCGGGGCGCGCACCGCGGGTTAGGCCTCGACCTCGCTGCGGTCACCGGACCACAGCGTGTGGAAGGTGCCCTCGACGTCGACGCGCTTGTAGGTGTGCGCCCCGAAGAAGTCGCGCTGACCCTGGATCAGCGCGGCCGGCAGACGCTCCGCGCGCAGCGCGTCGTAGTACGCGAGCGACGAGGAGAACGCGGGCGTGGGAACGCCGCTGAGCGCGGCCTGCGACACGATGCGGCGCCACGCGCCGACGCCGCCGCACAGGACGTCCGAGAAGTACGGGTCCACGAGCAGCGAGGCGAGATCGCCGTCGCGCTCGTAGGCCTCGGTGATGCGGTTGAGGAACTGCGCGCGGATGATGCAGCCGCCGCGCCAGATGCGGGCCATCGCGCCACGGTCGATGTCCCAGCCGAACTCCTCGGAGGCCGCCTGGATCTGGTCGAAGCCCTGCGCGTACGCGACGACCTTCGACGCGTAGAGCGCGAGCCGCACGTCCTCGATGAAGCCCTCGCGGTTGACGATGTGCCAGTCGCCGGTCGAGGCGGACAACACGTCGCGCGCGGCCTCGCGCTGGGCGATCTGGCTCGAGATCGCACGGGCGAAGGTCGCCTCGGCGATGCCCGTCACGGGAACGCCGAGGTCGAGCGCGCTCTGCACGGTCCAGCGGCCAGTGCCCTTCTGACCGGCCTGGTCCGCGATGACGTCCACAAGCGGCTTGCCCGTCTTCGCGTCGACCTGCTTCAGGACCTCCGCGGTGATCTCGATGAGGAACGACTCGAGGTCGCCGTCGTTCCACTCGGCGAAGATCTCACCGATCTCAGCGGGAGTCAGGTGGAGCGCCTCACGAAGCACCTGGTATGCCTCGCCGATCAGCTGCATGTCGGCGTACTCGATGCCGTTGTGGACCATCTTCACGAAGTGGCCCGCGCCGTCGGGGCCGACGTGGGTGCAGCACGGCACGCCATCGACCTTGGCGGAGATCTTCTCGAGGATCGGGCCGAGCGTCTCGTAGGACGCCGCGGGTCCGCCGGGCATGATCGACGGGCCGAGCAGCGCGCCCTCCTCGCCTCCCGACACGCCGCAGCCGACGAAGTGGAGGCCCTTCTCGCGCAGCGCGGCCTCGCGCCGACGCGTGTCGGGGAAGTGGGCGTTGCCCGCGTCCACGATGACGTCCCCCTCCTCAAGGAGCGGGATCAGCGAGTCGATCACCGCGTCGGTGGCCGCGCCCGCCTGCACCATGATCACGATCTTGCGCGGGCGCTCGAGCGCGGCGACGAAGTCCTCGAGCGACTCGCAGCCGACGAAGTCGCCCTCCTCTCCGTGCTCCTCCAGAAGTGACGTCATCTTCTGCGGCGAACGGTTGTGGACAGCGACGGTGAAGCCGTTGCGCGCGAAGTTGCGGGCCAGGTTGCGACCCATGACCGCGAGCCCGGTCACACCGATCTGAGCGAGGGACATAGCACTTCCTTACGTCGGGGAGAACTCCGCGTACCAGCCTAGAGGGTGCGCGACAGCGTGGCGTACGATGCGGGGAGCACAGGCGGTCCTAGTCTGAAGATCATGGCACCCGACCTCGCCTCGGCACCGCCCGCCTTCCAGGAGGCGCTGCGGTCCATCGCGGACGCGCGGATCAGAGCGGACGTGCGGGTCTCCGAGAGCCCCGCTCCCACGCGGATAGCGCCGTACGCCGCAGCGATCGACGGTGAGGTGCTCGGCGAGGGCGTCGAGGGCACCGGCAGGTTCGTCCTGCTGCACGACCCCGAGGGCCAGGAGACCTGGGACGGGACGCTGCGTGTCGTGGCGCTCGTGAAGGCGCTCGCGGACGCGGAGGTCGGTGCGGACGACATCTGGGCCGATGTCGCGTGGTCGCGTCTCGAGGAGGCGCTCGAGGATGTGCCGCACCGGCACAGAGGAGGAACTGTGACGAAGGTCGTCTCGAGGTCGTACGGGGATCTCGACGAGCGCCCGGACGAGGTCCGGGTGGAGCTGCGCGCGTCGTGGACCCCCGAGGACTCGCGGATCGGCCCGCACGTGCAGGCGTGGACGGAGCTCCTCGCCTCGTGCTCGGGGCTGCCCCCCGTGCCCGAGGGCGTCACCCTTCTTCCTGGTGGTCGCGCATGAGCACCGACGCCCAGGCCGAGGACGCCGCTCAGCGCGCGGCCGAGAACGGCGAGCAGGGACAGGACGTCGAGGCGCCCGCCGCCGTCCCGCTCACCGAGCCTGAGGGCGGCGTCCCGCCGATCATCGACACTCCCGAGGCGCTCGCGGAGGCCGTCGCTGCCTTCGCCGCCGGCACTGGCCCGGTCGCGGCCGACGCCGAGCGCGCGTCAGGCTTCCGCTACGGGCAGGCGACGTATCTGGCGCAGTTCAAGCGGGAGGGCGCGGGCATCGCGCTGATCGACACCGCAGCGCTGCCCGACCTGTCGAGCCTTCAGGAGGCCGTCCGCGACGCCGAGTTCGTCTTCCACGCCGCGAGCCAGGACCTGCCGGGCATGCGCGAGCTGGGCATGGCCCCCGCGGCGGTGTTCGACACCGAGCTCGCCGCGCGCCTGCTCGGGTGGCCCAAGGTCGGCCTCGCGGCCGTCGTCGAGCGCGTGCTCGGCCTCGCCCTCGCCAAGGAGCACTCGGCGCAGGACTGGTCCACGCGTCCGCTCCCCCACGACTGGCTCGTGTACGCCGCGCTCGACGTGGAGGTGCTCGTCGAGGTGCGCGACCACCTGTACGCCCAGCTCGAGGAGGCAGGCAAGCTCGACTGGGCCCTCCAGGAGTTCGAGGCCGTGCGCCTTGCGGGCCCGCCCGAGCCGCGCCCTGAGCCGTGGCGTCGCACCTCCGGCACGCATCAGGTCCGCGACCAGCGCGGCCTTGCGATCGTCCGTGAGCTGTGGCTCAGCCGCGACAGGGAGGCGCAGCGCCGCGACATCTCCCCCGGCCGTGTGCTCAGGGACGCGGCGATCGTCGCTGCCGCCCACGCACGACCCGAGTCCTACGAGGCTCTCATCGAGCTTCCCGAGTGGCGCTCGCGGGGCACCAAGCGCGCCGCGCCGCGATGGTGGCCCGCGATCGAGACCGCGCTCGCGATGCCGACCGACAAGCTTCCGAGCCGGCGTGGCCCCAAGGGCGACGGCCCGCCGCCGCCTCGGGCGTGGAGCGACAAGCGCCCCGAGGCGGCCGCGCGGCTGCAGCTCGTCAAGCCCCGGATCGCGGAGCTGTCCGAGCAGCACGCGATCCCCGCCGAGAACCTGATGCAGCCCGACGCGGTGCGCCGCGCCTGCTGGGAGCATCGTGGGGGCGGAGAGCCCGGGATCCGCGCCCTGCTCGCCTCTCGCGGCGCGCGTCAGTGGCAGATGGACCTCATCGCTCCCGTGCTCGCGGAGGCGTTCGCCGAGGCCGCCGCGCAGCAGGACTCCAACCAGGGCTGACCGGGGCCGGACGGCCTACGACAGCAGCGCGCCGACCTTCTCGGCGATCGCCGACGGGTCGAGCCCGATGCTCTCCACGATCTGCGCCCGGCTCGCGTGGTCCAGGAACTCGCGCGGCACGCCGTGGTGCGTCCAGCGCGCGGTGCGACCCGCGAGGCGCGCGAACTCCGCCCACTCCTGGCCGACACCGGCATCGGTGAGGCCGTCCTCGACCGTGACGACCAGCTCGGCATCGCCGAGCACCTCGAGCAGTCCCTCGGGCACCGGTCGCACCCACGTCGCGGTCGCGGCGACCACCGCACGGCCCTCTGCAGCGAGCTTGCCCGCCACCTCGACCGCAGTGGACGCCATCGCGCCCACTCCGAGCACGACCACCTGCGCGGCCCCCTCGCCGAGCTCGGCGAGGATCTCGACGTCCTCCACGCGGCGCAGGGCCGGGAGGCTGTCCCCCACGGCGCCCTTCGGGTAGCGCACGACGGTCGGCGCATCGTCCACGTCGAGGGCCTCGCGGAACGCGGACCGCAAGGTCGCCTCGTCCCTCGGCGCAGCGAGCCGCAGCCCCGGGACATGCCTCAACAGCGCCATGTCCCACATGCCGTTGTGGCTCGCGCCGTCGTCGCCGGTGATGCCGGCGCGGTCGAGCATGAACGTGACCCCGGCCTTGTGCAGGGCGACGTCCATGAGCACCTGGTCGAACGCGCGGTTCAGGAAGGTTGCGTAGACGGCGACGACGGGATGCATGCCCGCGAAGGCGAGTCCGGCGGCGCTCGTGACCGCGTGCTGCTCCGCGATGCCGACGTCGATGACCCTATCGGGGAACTCGTCCGCGAACGGCTGCAGCCCCACGGGTGCGAGCATCGCGGCGGTGAGCGCCACCACGTCGTCCCGCTCCCTGCCGACCTTCACCATCTCGTCGGCGAACACCTTGGTCCACCCGAAGCGCGACGGGACCACGGGCAGTCCGGTCTCGGGGTGGATCTGCCCGACGGCGTGGAACCGGTCGGCGACGTCCTGCTCGGCGGGCGAGTAGCCACGGCCCTTCTGCGTGAGCACGTGCACGAGCACCGGGGCGCCGTAGTCCCGCGCCTGCCGCAGGGCGAGCTCGACGTGGCGCTGGTCGTGCCCGTCGATGGGTCCGATGTACTTGAGACCGAGGTCCTCGAACATGCCCTGGTCCGTGAGCAGACCCTTGAGCGCCCGCTTGCCGTGCATGACGGTGTGATACGCGAACGTGCGCAGCCGCCCGCGGCCCGCGAACGTGCGCTTGCCCCAGCCCAGGAACTGCTCGTACCGCGGGTCGACGCGGACGCCGTCGAGCTTGCGTGCAAGACCGCCGATCGTGGGCGCGTACGAACGGCCGTTGTCGTTGACCACGATCACGACGCGGTCGTCGCTGTCCGCGAGCGAGTTGAGCGCCTCCCAGGCCATGCCGCCCGTGAGCGCCCCGTCACCGATCACCGCGACCGCGGCCCGGTCGTCGGCACCCTTGAGCGAGTTCGCGCGACCGATCCCCGCGGCCCACGACACCGCGGTCGACGCGTGGGAGTTCTCGACGACGTCGTGCTCGCTCTCGGTCCGCGACGGGTAGCCGGAGAGCCCGCCGCGCTGGCGCAGCCCCGAGAAGTCCCGCCGGCCCGTGACGAGCTTGTGCACGTACGACTGGTGACCCGTGTCGAACACCAGGGAGTCGCGAGGGGACTCGAAGACGCGGTGCAGCGCGAGAGT comes from Demequina sp. NBRC 110054 and encodes:
- a CDS encoding HRDC domain-containing protein, which gives rise to MSTDAQAEDAAQRAAENGEQGQDVEAPAAVPLTEPEGGVPPIIDTPEALAEAVAAFAAGTGPVAADAERASGFRYGQATYLAQFKREGAGIALIDTAALPDLSSLQEAVRDAEFVFHAASQDLPGMRELGMAPAAVFDTELAARLLGWPKVGLAAVVERVLGLALAKEHSAQDWSTRPLPHDWLVYAALDVEVLVEVRDHLYAQLEEAGKLDWALQEFEAVRLAGPPEPRPEPWRRTSGTHQVRDQRGLAIVRELWLSRDREAQRRDISPGRVLRDAAIVAAAHARPESYEALIELPEWRSRGTKRAAPRWWPAIETALAMPTDKLPSRRGPKGDGPPPPRAWSDKRPEAAARLQLVKPRIAELSEQHAIPAENLMQPDAVRRACWEHRGGGEPGIRALLASRGARQWQMDLIAPVLAEAFAEAAAQQDSNQG
- a CDS encoding DUF3000 domain-containing protein, which encodes MAPDLASAPPAFQEALRSIADARIRADVRVSESPAPTRIAPYAAAIDGEVLGEGVEGTGRFVLLHDPEGQETWDGTLRVVALVKALADAEVGADDIWADVAWSRLEEALEDVPHRHRGGTVTKVVSRSYGDLDERPDEVRVELRASWTPEDSRIGPHVQAWTELLASCSGLPPVPEGVTLLPGGRA
- the gndA gene encoding NADP-dependent phosphogluconate dehydrogenase → MSLAQIGVTGLAVMGRNLARNFARNGFTVAVHNRSPQKMTSLLEEHGEEGDFVGCESLEDFVAALERPRKIVIMVQAGAATDAVIDSLIPLLEEGDVIVDAGNAHFPDTRRREAALREKGLHFVGCGVSGGEEGALLGPSIMPGGPAASYETLGPILEKISAKVDGVPCCTHVGPDGAGHFVKMVHNGIEYADMQLIGEAYQVLREALHLTPAEIGEIFAEWNDGDLESFLIEITAEVLKQVDAKTGKPLVDVIADQAGQKGTGRWTVQSALDLGVPVTGIAEATFARAISSQIAQREAARDVLSASTGDWHIVNREGFIEDVRLALYASKVVAYAQGFDQIQAASEEFGWDIDRGAMARIWRGGCIIRAQFLNRITEAYERDGDLASLLVDPYFSDVLCGGVGAWRRIVSQAALSGVPTPAFSSSLAYYDALRAERLPAALIQGQRDFFGAHTYKRVDVEGTFHTLWSGDRSEVEA
- the dxs gene encoding 1-deoxy-D-xylulose-5-phosphate synthase; the encoded protein is MSVLERIESPQDLRGLTYEELGELAEEIRDTLVDSVSRTGGHLGPNLGVVELTLALHRVFESPRDSLVFDTGHQSYVHKLVTGRRDFSGLRQRGGLSGYPSRTESEHDVVENSHASTAVSWAAGIGRANSLKGADDRAAVAVIGDGALTGGMAWEALNSLADSDDRVVIVVNDNGRSYAPTIGGLARKLDGVRVDPRYEQFLGWGKRTFAGRGRLRTFAYHTVMHGKRALKGLLTDQGMFEDLGLKYIGPIDGHDQRHVELALRQARDYGAPVLVHVLTQKGRGYSPAEQDVADRFHAVGQIHPETGLPVVPSRFGWTKVFADEMVKVGRERDDVVALTAAMLAPVGLQPFADEFPDRVIDVGIAEQHAVTSAAGLAFAGMHPVVAVYATFLNRAFDQVLMDVALHKAGVTFMLDRAGITGDDGASHNGMWDMALLRHVPGLRLAAPRDEATLRSAFREALDVDDAPTVVRYPKGAVGDSLPALRRVEDVEILAELGEGAAQVVVLGVGAMASTAVEVAGKLAAEGRAVVAATATWVRPVPEGLLEVLGDAELVVTVEDGLTDAGVGQEWAEFARLAGRTARWTHHGVPREFLDHASRAQIVESIGLDPSAIAEKVGALLS